One part of the Mailhella massiliensis genome encodes these proteins:
- the rpsO gene encoding 30S ribosomal protein S15 — protein MDSAQKQAVIAQFAKHEGDTGSAEVQIALLTARINGLAGHFKANKKDFHSRTGLLKLVGQRRKMLNYLKKTDIQSYRALIEKLGLRK, from the coding sequence ATGGATTCCGCTCAGAAGCAGGCCGTTATCGCCCAGTTCGCCAAGCACGAAGGCGACACCGGCTCCGCTGAAGTTCAGATTGCCCTTCTTACCGCCCGCATCAACGGCCTCGCCGGCCACTTCAAGGCCAACAAGAAGGACTTTCATTCCCGCACCGGCCTGCTCAAGCTGGTCGGCCAGCGTCGCAAGATGCTGAACTACCTGAAGAAGACCGACATTCAGAGCTACCGTGCCCTGATCGAAAAGCTCGGCCTGCGCAAGTAG
- a CDS encoding TRAP transporter large permease subunit: MVTFQKVLRWLDESGEKPIIVIACVASCLLIPYQVFARYILGTWLKVNVDTSPVEELALFCLIWCTYFAVPLVIKRRENIRMTALIDWLVPQKYHNFILMFNNIATLALTVTIMCLAVRLIRLQFQFPQETPTLRIPYWIPYSVLLFGFFAQSVRVIQDTLKLIREEGWMKFLLSLFFLVSVAAPVVCFEHSIIFVLMVSLFGGMILGIPIAVVLGLSGALAVHASGFLQLNIIAQTAYNSLDSFPMLAVFFFVLAGIFMGKGGLSGQLIGLADMMIGRRTGGLAMATVIACTFFGAISGSGIATCAAIGMITIPAMVERGYSKAFAGAIVACASAIGVMIPPSNPFVLYGVITNVSIGKLFVSGIMPGIITCVMLCMTAWYISKKNGWKGEDKVYTWGEIGRAVWEARWALMVPVIILGGIYGGIMTPTEAAGVAALYGFLVGMFVLKGITRENFIEILVDSSVTAATVLFLVAMASVFGYVMAIEQVPDAISEWMMSITSNKFAMLLIVNILLLIVGALMESASATLILAPILMPMMIKLGVDPVHFGVIMVCNLSIGFITPPVGQSLFVAAAISDERTERIAVAAAPLLASMLVMLLIVTYIPEVSLFLTRFM; this comes from the coding sequence ATGGTAACGTTTCAGAAAGTCCTGCGCTGGCTGGATGAAAGCGGCGAAAAGCCCATCATCGTCATAGCCTGCGTAGCATCATGCCTGCTTATTCCGTATCAGGTTTTCGCCCGCTATATTCTCGGCACATGGCTCAAGGTGAACGTCGATACCTCTCCCGTGGAGGAACTCGCCCTGTTTTGCCTGATATGGTGCACCTACTTTGCCGTTCCGCTCGTTATCAAACGGCGTGAAAATATTCGCATGACGGCGTTGATAGACTGGCTGGTTCCTCAGAAGTATCATAATTTTATTCTGATGTTCAACAACATCGCCACACTGGCGCTTACCGTCACCATCATGTGCTTGGCCGTGCGCCTGATCCGCCTGCAGTTCCAGTTCCCGCAGGAAACGCCTACGCTCCGCATACCGTACTGGATTCCTTACTCCGTGCTTCTCTTCGGTTTCTTTGCCCAGAGCGTTCGCGTCATTCAGGATACGCTGAAGCTTATCCGCGAAGAAGGCTGGATGAAGTTCCTCCTGTCGCTATTTTTTCTCGTCTCGGTAGCCGCGCCGGTGGTATGCTTTGAGCACAGCATCATCTTCGTGCTCATGGTTTCACTGTTTGGCGGCATGATTCTGGGCATTCCCATTGCCGTAGTACTGGGCCTTTCCGGAGCTCTCGCCGTACATGCTTCTGGCTTTCTGCAGTTGAACATCATCGCACAGACAGCCTACAACTCTTTGGATTCCTTCCCTATGCTGGCCGTTTTCTTCTTTGTGCTGGCCGGTATCTTTATGGGTAAGGGCGGGCTTTCCGGTCAGCTTATCGGCCTTGCCGACATGATGATAGGGCGCCGTACCGGCGGCTTGGCCATGGCCACGGTCATTGCATGTACCTTCTTCGGAGCCATTTCCGGTTCCGGCATCGCCACCTGCGCGGCCATCGGCATGATCACCATTCCCGCCATGGTGGAACGCGGCTATTCCAAGGCCTTCGCCGGGGCCATCGTAGCGTGCGCCAGCGCCATCGGCGTCATGATTCCCCCGAGCAATCCCTTCGTGCTTTACGGCGTCATCACCAATGTGTCCATCGGCAAGCTTTTTGTGAGCGGCATCATGCCCGGTATCATTACCTGCGTGATGCTTTGCATGACAGCATGGTATATTTCCAAAAAGAACGGTTGGAAAGGCGAGGACAAGGTCTATACTTGGGGTGAAATCGGCCGTGCCGTATGGGAAGCCCGCTGGGCGCTCATGGTGCCTGTCATTATTCTTGGCGGTATTTACGGCGGTATTATGACGCCTACGGAAGCGGCGGGCGTGGCCGCGTTGTACGGTTTCCTAGTGGGTATGTTCGTACTCAAAGGGATCACCCGCGAGAATTTCATCGAAATTCTGGTAGACAGCTCCGTCACCGCCGCCACGGTGCTTTTCCTTGTGGCCATGGCCAGCGTGTTCGGTTATGTGATGGCTATCGAGCAGGTTCCCGACGCCATCTCCGAATGGATGATGTCCATTACGTCGAACAAATTCGCCATGCTGCTCATCGTGAACATTCTTCTGCTCATTGTGGGCGCGCTCATGGAATCGGCTTCGGCCACCCTGATTCTCGCGCCCATCCTCATGCCCATGATGATAAAGCTCGGCGTGGACCCGGTGCACTTCGGCGTCATCATGGTGTGCAACCTGTCCATAGGCTTCATTACCCCGCCTGTGGGACAGAGTCTGTTCGTGGCTGCGGCCATTTCCGACGAACGAACGGAACGTATCGCAGTGGCGGCAGCTCCGCTGCTTGCGTCCATGCTTGTCATGCTGCTTATCGTTACCTATATTCCTGAAGTATCGCTTTTCCTGACGCGCTTCATGTAG
- the pnp gene encoding polyribonucleotide nucleotidyltransferase, with protein sequence MMGLLNSTRVSATVGGKEIILETGRVARQANGAIWVQCGGTVALVTVCEAQLDTPKDFFPLTVEYAERMYAAGRIPGNFFRREIGRPSDHETLVARLIDRPIRPLFPKGYGNEVQVLATVISADGENDPDVLCITAASAATCISSIPFAGPVAGARLGRVDGQFILNPTNEELKRSDMDIVLAASRDAVVMVEGEAKLVKEQDLIDGLNWAHKAIQPLIDAQEELVKLVGKPKSAFTPKEDDPELFAYVEELAIKSGMEDALRTTDKLQRKDARKAVKDKVKALMATDERYAEDPAAQAAIGEVLEHLEKKLVRQRVINEGTRIDNRDTKTVRPIEIEASVLPRAHGSVIFARGETKTIAVTTLGSSSDEQKVDTLNGDESKRFMLHYNFPPFTVGEVKSVRVSRREIGHGHLAERALKAVLPSSESFPYTIRVVSDTVESNGSSSMAAVCGGCLSLMDAGVPISAPVAGVAMGLIKDGDTYTVLTDILGDEDALGDMDFKIAGTAEGISAIQMDIKINGLPTEVMARAMEQARVARLHILDVMAKAMPAVRELSPYAPQHEEVFVNPEIIRMIIGPGGKNIKAITTATGAAIDIEDSGRITIFAPTQQAMQAAKEMVLYYDQHAELGKNYNAKVKRIMDIGAIVEILPNLEALVHISQLDTNRVEKTEDVAHLGEDMMVKVIEINGDRIRASRKAVLLEAQGIEWNPEDTARPARRERGERGERGEGDRRNERRGERRDRGERRHERKDD encoded by the coding sequence ATTATGGGTCTGCTCAACAGCACTCGTGTTTCCGCCACCGTAGGCGGCAAGGAAATCATTCTGGAAACGGGCCGCGTGGCCCGTCAGGCCAACGGTGCCATCTGGGTGCAGTGCGGCGGCACCGTGGCTCTCGTCACCGTGTGCGAAGCCCAGCTCGACACCCCCAAGGACTTCTTCCCCCTCACCGTGGAATACGCCGAACGCATGTACGCCGCCGGCCGCATCCCCGGCAACTTCTTCCGCCGCGAAATCGGCCGCCCCAGCGATCATGAAACCCTGGTGGCCCGCCTCATCGACCGCCCCATCCGTCCGCTCTTCCCCAAGGGCTACGGCAATGAGGTGCAGGTGCTCGCCACCGTCATTTCCGCCGACGGCGAAAACGACCCCGACGTGCTCTGCATCACCGCAGCTTCCGCCGCCACCTGCATTTCCAGCATTCCCTTCGCGGGCCCCGTGGCCGGCGCGCGCCTCGGCCGCGTGGACGGTCAGTTCATCCTGAACCCCACGAATGAGGAACTCAAGCGCTCCGACATGGACATCGTGCTCGCGGCCTCCCGCGACGCCGTGGTCATGGTGGAAGGCGAAGCCAAGCTCGTCAAGGAACAGGATCTCATCGACGGCCTGAACTGGGCCCACAAGGCCATTCAGCCCCTCATCGACGCTCAGGAAGAACTGGTGAAGCTGGTCGGCAAGCCCAAGAGCGCATTCACGCCCAAGGAAGATGATCCCGAACTCTTCGCCTATGTGGAAGAGCTCGCCATCAAGTCCGGCATGGAAGACGCCCTGCGCACCACCGACAAGCTGCAGAGAAAGGACGCCCGCAAGGCCGTCAAGGACAAGGTGAAGGCCCTCATGGCCACCGACGAACGCTATGCCGAAGATCCGGCCGCCCAGGCCGCCATCGGCGAAGTGCTGGAACACCTTGAAAAGAAGCTCGTGCGCCAGAGAGTCATCAACGAAGGCACCCGCATCGACAACCGCGATACCAAGACCGTGCGCCCCATCGAAATCGAAGCCTCGGTGCTGCCCCGTGCCCACGGTTCCGTGATCTTTGCCCGCGGCGAAACCAAGACCATTGCCGTCACCACCCTCGGCAGCTCCTCCGACGAACAGAAGGTGGATACGCTGAACGGTGATGAAAGCAAGCGCTTCATGCTGCACTACAACTTCCCGCCCTTCACCGTGGGCGAAGTGAAGTCCGTGCGCGTGTCCCGCCGCGAAATCGGCCACGGCCACCTTGCCGAACGCGCCCTCAAGGCCGTGCTGCCCTCTTCCGAAAGCTTCCCCTACACCATCCGCGTGGTGTCCGACACGGTGGAATCCAACGGTTCCTCCTCCATGGCCGCCGTGTGCGGCGGCTGCCTCTCCCTCATGGATGCAGGCGTGCCGATCAGCGCTCCCGTGGCCGGCGTGGCCATGGGCCTCATCAAGGACGGCGACACCTACACCGTGCTTACCGACATTCTCGGTGATGAAGACGCCCTCGGCGACATGGACTTCAAGATCGCCGGTACCGCCGAAGGCATCAGCGCCATCCAGATGGACATCAAGATCAACGGCCTGCCCACCGAAGTGATGGCCCGCGCCATGGAACAGGCCCGCGTGGCCCGTCTGCACATTCTGGACGTCATGGCCAAGGCCATGCCCGCCGTGCGCGAACTCTCTCCCTACGCTCCCCAGCATGAGGAAGTGTTCGTGAATCCCGAAATCATCCGCATGATCATCGGCCCCGGCGGCAAGAACATCAAGGCCATCACCACCGCCACGGGCGCGGCCATCGACATCGAAGATTCCGGCCGCATCACCATCTTCGCCCCCACCCAGCAGGCCATGCAGGCCGCCAAGGAAATGGTGCTCTACTACGACCAGCACGCGGAACTCGGCAAAAACTACAATGCCAAGGTGAAGCGCATCATGGACATCGGCGCCATCGTGGAAATCCTGCCCAACCTGGAAGCTCTGGTGCACATCTCCCAGCTCGACACCAACCGTGTGGAAAAGACGGAAGACGTGGCGCACCTCGGCGAAGACATGATGGTCAAGGTCATTGAAATCAACGGCGACCGCATCCGTGCCAGCCGCAAGGCCGTGCTGCTTGAAGCCCAGGGCATCGAATGGAACCCTGAAGACACGGCCCGTCCCGCCCGCCGCGAACGCGGTGAACGCGGTGAACGCGGCGAAGGCGACCGCCGCAACGAACGTCGCGGCGAACGCCGTGACAGAGGCGAACGCCGTCACGAACGCAAGGACGACTAA
- the truB gene encoding tRNA pseudouridine(55) synthase TruB: MEQQHGILVLNKPKGLSSAQCIARIKRLGQKKIGHAGTLDPMATGVLLVLLGHATKLSGYLLEGGVKTYGGTLRLGVTTDTWDAEGSIVGETPLGEDDLAEGSALEQAARREVAAWLEVTEQPVPPYSAAKHQGQPLYKLARAGKEVPAKVKRIHVSYADVQWVNMPDVRFRVTCSSGSYIRSLAHSLGIRLGCGAMLTELTREYSHPFGLDVAHTLDEILAEPEKLPERIMPISAALPGWKNLSISPAQEANLRNGIPVPHTPEFGEFQPGERALITAQGGSPLALAEARMDRQRPVWAVLRGLFTH; encoded by the coding sequence ATGGAACAACAGCACGGCATACTGGTACTCAACAAGCCCAAAGGGCTCAGCTCCGCACAGTGCATCGCGCGGATCAAACGCCTGGGGCAGAAGAAAATCGGCCACGCCGGCACGCTCGACCCCATGGCCACGGGAGTGCTGCTCGTACTCCTCGGCCACGCCACCAAGCTTTCCGGGTATCTTCTGGAAGGCGGCGTCAAGACCTACGGCGGCACGCTGCGCCTCGGCGTGACCACCGACACCTGGGATGCGGAAGGTTCCATCGTCGGCGAAACGCCGCTCGGTGAGGATGATCTCGCCGAAGGCTCAGCGCTGGAGCAGGCTGCCCGCAGAGAAGTGGCGGCCTGGCTTGAGGTGACGGAACAGCCTGTTCCGCCTTATTCCGCAGCAAAGCACCAGGGCCAGCCTTTGTACAAGCTTGCCCGTGCGGGCAAGGAAGTGCCCGCCAAGGTGAAACGCATACATGTTTCGTACGCCGATGTTCAATGGGTGAACATGCCCGACGTACGATTCCGGGTAACGTGCAGTTCCGGTTCCTACATACGGTCCCTGGCCCACAGCTTGGGGATTCGACTTGGGTGCGGAGCCATGCTCACGGAACTGACCCGGGAATACAGTCACCCGTTCGGACTGGATGTCGCCCACACGCTGGACGAAATCCTCGCCGAGCCGGAAAAGCTGCCTGAACGGATCATGCCCATCAGCGCCGCCCTGCCGGGATGGAAGAACCTTTCCATCAGCCCCGCGCAGGAAGCGAACCTGAGAAACGGCATTCCCGTTCCCCACACGCCGGAGTTCGGAGAATTCCAGCCCGGCGAACGCGCCCTCATCACGGCGCAAGGCGGCTCGCCCCTGGCTCTGGCGGAAGCCCGTATGGACAGGCAACGCCCTGTCTGGGCAGTACTTCGGGGGCTTTTTACCCACTAA
- a CDS encoding SDR family NAD(P)-dependent oxidoreductase has translation MSNVICITGATSGLGRAAARLFIDNGWRVVGTGRRRERLEKMRGELGVHFFGLCFDIQSREETKAAFDGLPEDFSAVDVLFNNAGLFAGDGRVQDGDTEAWETMVNTNILGLLYCTRLLLPGMLARGRGHVVNVGSVAGSRAFPTGNVYGASKAFVRHLSDNMRSDLLGTPIRVTCLAPGRTRTEFSLVHNAGDAALAEKEYATGRPLDAEDIARALWWVVQCPPHMDVSFMEIMPTGQADGGPRFADVTF, from the coding sequence ATGAGCAACGTCATCTGCATTACCGGGGCCACCTCCGGCCTGGGGCGCGCGGCAGCGCGGCTTTTCATCGACAACGGCTGGCGTGTCGTCGGTACGGGAAGGCGCAGGGAGCGCCTCGAAAAGATGCGCGGGGAACTGGGGGTGCATTTTTTCGGTCTCTGCTTCGACATACAGAGCCGTGAAGAGACGAAGGCGGCCTTTGACGGCCTGCCGGAGGATTTTTCCGCCGTGGACGTGCTGTTCAACAACGCCGGGCTCTTTGCGGGCGATGGACGCGTGCAGGACGGGGATACGGAAGCCTGGGAAACCATGGTGAACACCAATATTCTCGGCCTTCTTTACTGCACGCGGCTGCTTTTGCCCGGTATGCTCGCCCGCGGCAGGGGGCATGTGGTCAATGTGGGGTCCGTGGCCGGAAGCCGCGCCTTTCCCACGGGCAACGTCTACGGCGCAAGCAAGGCCTTCGTGCGACACCTGTCCGACAACATGCGTTCCGACCTTCTGGGAACGCCCATACGGGTGACCTGCCTGGCTCCCGGCCGTACGCGCACGGAATTTTCTCTGGTGCACAACGCCGGAGACGCAGCGCTGGCGGAAAAGGAATACGCGACGGGCAGACCGCTGGACGCTGAAGATATCGCCCGTGCGCTGTGGTGGGTGGTGCAGTGCCCTCCGCACATGGATGTGAGCTTTATGGAGATCATGCCCACAGGACAGGCCGACGGCGGCCCCCGCTTTGCCGATGTGACCTTCTAG
- a CDS encoding FAD-dependent oxidoreductase: MKPLYKEKYPHVFAPLTVGKKGQVTFKYRIMVPPIGSQGDIVDSHHRLNRDGVEFYTHWARGGAACITVPMEIPANGGHRGDLVLDDEVDGFIYMHNLQRPVHMYGTKTLCEIYHAGCCMLPWPGYDLISSSAFMYNGRMTRAMDRKDMDDVRKMYVDAAVLAMRSGFDGILLHYGHGWLMNNFLSPLCNKRTDEYGGSVENRCRYPLEIIKAIRDAIGYDMIIEVRLNGDDKKEGGITPDDCAQQALIFQDYVDMIHVSCGTRLDAHARPKMHPTCFVPEAHNAEAAHTLKKAGVKVPVGVVGAIGSAATAEKLIAEGKCDYVLIGRQSVADPYWFNKVREGREEDIRPCIRCDYCLDGGRRGSLTTEVNISDTATFDGHCSVNPLYRQGQYKEYMLRETTPKKVAVVGGGVAGMQAALKAAERGHDVTLFEQGDRLGGQLALYPDHLWFKNHVRDLREYFITQLAKSNVTVLLNTRATPKLIEDADFDACIVAVGATQNVPSIPGIEHATLAWDVFGHEDKVGKKVVIVGGGSVGCELSIQLAGKGHEVTVVEMTKWLAANSQISERMSLEEHMGLNHVKALTETLCVGISDKGVTVCDKEGKESLLEADTVIVSAGSRSLAAERDSFADTAFDVINVGDCDSVGTIRTAIESGWDAAARL; encoded by the coding sequence ATGAAACCACTGTACAAGGAAAAGTATCCCCATGTGTTTGCTCCGCTCACCGTCGGCAAGAAGGGGCAGGTGACCTTCAAGTACCGCATCATGGTTCCTCCCATCGGCTCCCAGGGCGATATCGTGGACTCCCATCATCGTCTGAACCGTGACGGCGTGGAATTCTATACCCACTGGGCGCGCGGCGGCGCGGCCTGCATCACCGTTCCCATGGAAATTCCGGCCAACGGCGGCCACCGCGGCGACCTTGTGCTGGATGACGAAGTGGACGGCTTCATCTACATGCACAATCTCCAGCGTCCCGTGCACATGTACGGCACCAAGACGCTGTGCGAAATCTACCATGCCGGCTGCTGTATGCTTCCCTGGCCGGGCTATGACCTCATCAGCTCCAGCGCCTTCATGTACAACGGCCGCATGACCCGCGCCATGGACAGAAAGGACATGGACGATGTCAGAAAGATGTATGTGGACGCCGCCGTCCTCGCCATGCGTTCCGGTTTCGACGGCATTCTGCTGCATTACGGCCACGGCTGGCTGATGAACAACTTCCTCTCGCCCCTGTGCAACAAGCGCACCGACGAATACGGCGGCTCCGTGGAAAACCGCTGCCGTTATCCTCTGGAAATCATCAAGGCCATCCGCGACGCCATCGGCTACGACATGATCATCGAAGTGCGTCTCAACGGCGACGACAAGAAGGAAGGCGGCATCACCCCCGACGACTGCGCGCAGCAGGCTCTGATCTTCCAGGATTATGTGGATATGATTCATGTTTCCTGCGGTACGCGCCTCGACGCTCATGCCCGCCCGAAGATGCACCCCACCTGCTTCGTGCCCGAAGCCCACAACGCCGAAGCGGCCCATACCCTGAAGAAGGCCGGCGTCAAGGTTCCCGTGGGCGTGGTGGGCGCCATAGGCAGCGCGGCCACGGCGGAAAAGCTCATTGCCGAAGGCAAGTGCGACTATGTGCTCATCGGCCGTCAGTCCGTGGCCGATCCGTACTGGTTCAACAAGGTACGCGAAGGCCGTGAAGAGGATATCCGCCCCTGCATCCGCTGCGACTACTGCCTCGACGGCGGCCGCCGCGGTTCCCTGACCACGGAAGTGAACATTTCCGATACCGCCACCTTCGACGGCCACTGCTCCGTGAACCCGCTTTACCGGCAGGGTCAGTACAAGGAATACATGCTGCGCGAAACCACGCCGAAGAAAGTGGCCGTGGTCGGCGGCGGCGTGGCCGGTATGCAGGCGGCCCTCAAGGCTGCCGAACGCGGCCATGACGTGACGCTGTTCGAGCAGGGCGACAGGCTGGGCGGTCAGCTTGCCCTGTACCCCGATCATCTGTGGTTCAAGAACCATGTGCGCGACCTGCGCGAATACTTCATCACCCAGCTTGCCAAGAGCAACGTCACGGTGCTTCTGAATACCAGGGCCACCCCGAAGCTCATTGAAGACGCCGATTTCGACGCCTGCATCGTGGCCGTGGGCGCAACGCAGAACGTGCCGTCCATTCCCGGCATCGAACACGCCACCCTGGCGTGGGACGTGTTCGGTCATGAGGACAAGGTGGGCAAAAAGGTCGTCATCGTGGGCGGCGGATCCGTGGGCTGCGAACTTTCCATTCAGCTCGCAGGCAAGGGGCATGAGGTCACCGTGGTGGAAATGACGAAGTGGCTGGCCGCCAATTCGCAGATTTCCGAACGCATGAGCCTTGAAGAGCACATGGGCCTGAACCATGTGAAGGCGCTGACCGAAACGCTCTGCGTCGGCATTTCCGACAAGGGCGTGACCGTATGCGACAAGGAAGGAAAGGAATCTCTTCTGGAAGCCGACACCGTCATCGTGAGCGCGGGTTCCCGTTCTCTCGCGGCGGAAAGGGACTCCTTTGCCGATACCGCCTTCGACGTTATCAATGTGGGCGACTGCGACAGTGTGGGCACCATCAGAACCGCCATCGAATCCGGCTGGGATGCCGCTGCCCGCCTGTAG
- a CDS encoding DMT family transporter, producing the protein MKQMVLLLPVAAGIMFGSVGVFVRILTTHGMDNATIVFLRAVFAALAMCCVVLVCDASLLKIRIKDVVQFLGTGILGMMGLNLCYNVAINELTLSLAAVLLSTAPFFVIFLAALLFHEKITPKKIFCLCLAVAGCVLTSGLLERRTGLRISSSGVFFGLLSALFYALYGICSRMATDRHYHTYTIIFYSVAFTALVLLPWADTAKIGEFVSGNAVPHLFFLLLHALVTSVLPYMFITWALLYAEAGKVSILASGGEPTGALCFGVMLFSEIPTASMLLGLVITIGALTFVCWNTQKN; encoded by the coding sequence ATGAAACAGATGGTGCTGCTTCTTCCCGTCGCGGCGGGAATCATGTTCGGTTCCGTGGGCGTATTTGTACGGATCTTGACGACGCACGGCATGGATAATGCCACCATAGTGTTTTTAAGGGCGGTTTTCGCGGCGCTGGCGATGTGTTGCGTCGTTCTTGTCTGCGATGCCTCCCTGCTGAAGATACGGATAAAGGATGTCGTTCAGTTTCTGGGGACAGGCATTCTCGGCATGATGGGGCTTAACCTGTGCTATAATGTGGCCATCAACGAGCTTACGTTGTCCCTTGCCGCCGTTCTTCTAAGTACCGCGCCGTTCTTCGTTATTTTTCTTGCCGCGTTGCTGTTTCATGAGAAGATCACGCCGAAAAAAATATTCTGTCTGTGCCTTGCGGTTGCCGGTTGTGTTCTGACAAGCGGGCTGCTTGAACGGCGGACGGGGCTGAGGATTTCCTCATCGGGAGTTTTCTTCGGGCTTTTGTCTGCGTTGTTCTATGCGCTGTACGGTATCTGTTCAAGGATGGCCACGGACAGACATTATCATACCTATACGATCATCTTTTACAGCGTCGCTTTTACAGCCCTGGTGCTGCTGCCGTGGGCGGATACGGCGAAGATTGGTGAATTCGTTTCCGGCAATGCGGTGCCACACCTCTTTTTTCTTCTTCTTCATGCTCTGGTTACGTCCGTATTGCCGTATATGTTCATAACCTGGGCGCTGCTGTATGCCGAAGCGGGGAAGGTATCCATACTGGCTTCCGGCGGGGAACCGACGGGAGCGTTATGCTTCGGCGTCATGCTTTTTTCGGAAATTCCCACGGCGTCGATGCTGCTGGGGCTTGTCATCACGATTGGTGCTCTGACTTTTGTATGCTGGAATACACAAAAGAATTGA
- a CDS encoding TRAP transporter substrate-binding protein has protein sequence MNLRSVLCVVLAVTGMMLSPLSSDAKTVFRLANTGGPNDDYTYGCEQFAKNLNEISKGEFEVRVMNNGVLGNDRVTTEMAQQGSLDFSLIGQSQLNLFIKPLLAMDLPYMVAFEKNRQFLEAFDPYTGPLYKYVDGEAQKAGLKLVMTLDTPFRSYAFTPRSGVENLSSVRGVKVRVTMSPIEKAFVNALAMNPCAVGWTEVYTALQQGTVDGEIINFGTFASFNRAEIEDRFLVTRHNMAKIFVVMNKAKYDALTPEQQKMILDAGRKSQMEEWDMSQEFERKGEEYCKQHNIKLIELTDAEKAEIVKNLQPLYDEYTKNIDPAFIKLIQDVQK, from the coding sequence ATGAATCTGCGTTCCGTTCTTTGTGTGGTTCTTGCCGTTACCGGTATGATGCTGTCGCCTCTGTCTTCGGATGCCAAGACCGTCTTCCGTCTGGCCAACACCGGCGGCCCCAATGACGACTATACTTACGGCTGTGAACAGTTCGCCAAGAATTTGAATGAAATCTCCAAGGGAGAATTTGAAGTGCGCGTGATGAACAACGGCGTTCTCGGCAACGACCGCGTGACCACGGAAATGGCGCAGCAGGGTTCTCTGGACTTCAGCCTCATCGGCCAGAGCCAGCTCAACCTGTTCATCAAGCCCCTTCTGGCCATGGATCTTCCCTATATGGTGGCATTTGAAAAGAACCGCCAGTTCCTCGAAGCATTCGACCCATACACTGGCCCTCTCTACAAGTATGTGGACGGCGAAGCGCAGAAGGCCGGTCTGAAGCTTGTCATGACCCTTGACACCCCTTTCAGAAGCTATGCCTTCACTCCCCGTTCCGGCGTGGAGAATCTGTCCAGCGTGCGCGGCGTCAAGGTGCGCGTGACCATGTCCCCTATTGAAAAGGCCTTTGTGAATGCCCTTGCCATGAACCCCTGCGCCGTGGGCTGGACCGAAGTGTACACCGCCCTTCAGCAGGGTACCGTGGACGGCGAAATCATCAACTTCGGCACCTTCGCTTCCTTCAATAGAGCCGAAATCGAAGACCGTTTCCTTGTTACTCGCCACAATATGGCCAAGATCTTCGTGGTCATGAACAAGGCGAAGTACGACGCCCTTACTCCCGAACAGCAGAAGATGATCCTCGACGCCGGCCGCAAGTCCCAGATGGAAGAATGGGACATGAGCCAGGAATTCGAACGCAAGGGGGAAGAATACTGCAAGCAGCACAACATCAAGCTCATCGAACTCACCGATGCGGAAAAGGCTGAGATCGTGAAGAACCTCCAGCCCCTGTATGACGAATATACCAAGAACATCGATCCTGCGTTCATCAAGCTCATCCAAGACGTACAGAAGTAA
- a CDS encoding LolA family protein has translation MSKALRILFCSLFALCLLAGSALAADISATVEKMQAAYASMQSFRAEFSQQLLQRESGVVENRKGVLLFQKPLRVRWETAAPHAELLMVTDKEIWNYLPDEELAYRYSRELAEDSRSLIQVVTGQSALSRDFDVESAQAPEDGKLIHLLLYPKDPTTELTEAQLWLDPETFLIRRAMVMDFYGNTNTIELGNLKKNASVSDGDFSFTPPRGTEVEDHVEAPHPVERPLLN, from the coding sequence ATGAGCAAGGCTCTGCGTATTCTGTTCTGTTCCCTTTTCGCCCTCTGCCTCCTTGCAGGGAGCGCCCTTGCCGCAGACATATCCGCCACGGTGGAGAAAATGCAGGCCGCCTACGCCTCCATGCAGAGTTTCCGCGCCGAATTTTCGCAGCAGCTTCTGCAGAGGGAAAGCGGCGTCGTGGAAAACCGCAAAGGCGTCCTTCTTTTTCAGAAGCCTCTGCGTGTGCGCTGGGAAACGGCCGCGCCCCATGCCGAGCTTCTCATGGTGACGGACAAGGAAATCTGGAACTACCTGCCCGATGAAGAGCTCGCCTACCGCTATTCCCGCGAGCTGGCGGAAGACTCCCGCTCCCTCATCCAGGTGGTCACCGGTCAAAGCGCCCTTTCCCGCGATTTCGACGTGGAATCCGCCCAGGCTCCGGAAGACGGAAAACTCATCCATCTTCTGCTCTACCCCAAGGATCCCACCACGGAACTCACCGAAGCCCAGCTCTGGCTCGATCCGGAAACCTTCCTCATCCGCCGCGCCATGGTCATGGACTTCTACGGCAACACCAACACCATCGAGCTTGGCAATCTGAAAAAGAACGCCTCCGTTTCCGACGGGGACTTCTCCTTCACGCCGCCCAGAGGCACGGAAGTGGAAGACCATGTGGAAGCGCCCCACCCCGTGGAGAGGCCCCTTCTGAACTAG